One genomic window of Bacteroides sp. includes the following:
- a CDS encoding DUF3108 domain-containing protein → MMISIHRSLFSQMIFSLHLVLLGLFFSLQASGQELRKIDNTAFAPGERLVFRAYYSSALTGNVTAGEASLEIGQQPQFIGGRSTMHIVGRLRTKGLFNLFFKVNDRFETYIDHTAIAPLLFIRRVHEGNYRKSQDVIFNHVENIAISNTATVPVPPYVQDLISVFYFARTLKIEDPKVGDEFNVDFFLDDSVYVTRIVFDGYERLQTRMGTFNTLRFKPMVLEGKVFSQPYPMTLWISEDKNRVPILVESGLVVGSVKLELSEYSGLKNPLKSQVY, encoded by the coding sequence ATGATGATTTCCATTCATAGATCCCTGTTTTCGCAGATGATTTTTTCCCTTCACCTTGTATTGCTGGGCCTTTTCTTTTCCCTGCAGGCCAGCGGACAGGAGTTGCGCAAAATTGACAATACAGCCTTTGCCCCCGGCGAAAGACTGGTGTTCAGGGCTTACTACAGCAGCGCCCTTACCGGGAATGTTACTGCGGGAGAGGCCAGCCTCGAGATTGGCCAGCAGCCTCAATTCATCGGCGGACGATCCACTATGCATATAGTAGGACGTTTACGCACCAAAGGATTATTTAACCTGTTCTTTAAAGTTAACGACCGCTTTGAGACCTATATCGATCATACTGCCATTGCGCCCCTTTTGTTTATCCGCAGGGTCCACGAAGGGAATTACCGCAAAAGCCAGGATGTCATTTTTAACCATGTTGAAAATATTGCCATTAGCAATACGGCTACCGTCCCCGTGCCGCCTTATGTGCAGGACCTTATTTCTGTCTTTTATTTTGCCCGCACCCTTAAAATCGAGGACCCCAAAGTTGGCGATGAATTCAATGTGGACTTTTTTCTTGACGATTCGGTTTATGTGACCCGCATCGTGTTTGATGGATACGAACGTCTGCAAACCCGGATGGGGACTTTCAACACGCTGCGGTTTAAGCCCATGGTGCTTGAAGGGAAGGTGTTCTCGCAACCTTATCCGATGACGCTCTGGATCTCTGAAGACAAGAACCGCGTGCCCATCCTGGTTGAATCAGGCCTCGTGGTGGGCAGCGTCAAACTCGAACTCTCTGAATACAGCGGCCTCAAAAATCCTTTAAAATCACAGGTGTACTGA